In Streptococcus porcinus, the genomic window TCAAGTTTTTCAGCATCAAATGATACGAATGCTGGACGTCCAAGTGTAGCCTCAACAGCTTCAAGGATTGCAGGAACTTTCATTGATTTTTCACGAACTGAAATCACTTGACCAGGTTCTACACGGTATGAAGGGATATCAACACGTTTGCCATCAACAAGGATATGTCCATGGTTAACAAATTGACGTGCTTGACGACGAGTAGTTGCAAGACCTAAACGGTAAACAACATTATCAAGACGACGTTCTAAAAGAACCATGAAGTTGAAACCAAGAGTTCCTTCTTTGATTTTTGTAGCTTGTACGAACAAGTTACGGAATTGTTTTTCACCTAAACCGTAAGAAAAACGTAATTTTTGTTTTTCAGCAAGTTGTAGACCGTACTCAGAAAGTTTACCACGGTTGTTAGGACCGTGTTGACCTGGTACGTAGTTACGACGTGCTAATTCTTTACCTGTGCCTGTAAGCGATAAGCCAAGACGACGTGATTGTTTCCATGATGGACCAGTAT contains:
- the rpsD gene encoding 30S ribosomal protein S4, with amino-acid sequence MSRYTGPSWKQSRRLGLSLTGTGKELARRNYVPGQHGPNNRGKLSEYGLQLAEKQKLRFSYGLGEKQFRNLFVQATKIKEGTLGFNFMVLLERRLDNVVYRLGLATTRRQARQFVNHGHILVDGKRVDIPSYRVEPGQVISVREKSMKVPAILEAVEATLGRPAFVSFDAEKLEGSLTRLPERDEINPEINEALVVEFYNKML